The DNA region CCGCGTACGTCGAGCGGGTCGTGCGGGCGTACATCGCCGGCCGCGAACCCGGCGAGCGGTTCGCCCAATGGGTCCTGCGGGCCGACGAAAGCGTCTTGCAATGACCGAACGCGCGACCCCGTACCACTGCCCTTTCTGTGGCGATGAAGACCTGCGGCCGGAAGAGGGCGGCTCCTGGCTGTGCTCGGGCTGCCGCCGGGTCTTCACCGTGAAGTTCCTCGGACTGTCCTTTCCGGAGGTGTCGCAAGGATGACCGCCACTGCCGACTACAAGACGCTCGCCGAACGGGCCTCGAAGGAGCTCGCGGAGGCGACCGCGACCGAGGCCCTGCGCTGGACCGCGGAGACCTTCGGCGACGACTTCATCGTCGCGTCGAACATGCAGGACGCCGTTCTCATCGATCTGGCCACCCAGGTCAAACCCGACGTCGACGTGCTGTTCCTGCAGACCGGCTACCACTTCCCGGAGACCATCGGCACCCGTGACGCGGTGCAGGCGGTGTACCCCGGCGTGCGGATCGTCAACGCCGAAGCCGAGCAGAGCGTCGCCGAACAGGACGCGGAGTACGGCCCGAAACTGCACGAACGCGACCCGAACCAGTGCTGCCACCTGCGCAAGGTGGTGCCGCTGCGGAACACGCTCGCGAAGTACTCGGCGTGGGTGACCGGCGTCCGCCGCGTCGACGCGCCGACCCGCGCGAACACCCCGATCGTCACCTGGGACGACCGCAACGGCCTGGTGAAGATCAACCCGATCGCGCCGTGGTCCGACGACGAGTTCAGGGACTACATCGACGAGCACGGGATCCTCGAGAACCCGTTGGTGTCCATCGGTTATCTGTCGATCGGCTGCGCGCCGTGCACCGCCAAGGTCGCTCCGGGCCAGGACCCGCGCAGCGGCCGGTGGGCCGGACAGGGCAAGACCGAGTGCGGCCTGCACGGGTGAGAAGGGACGACATGACCACGCTCGAACCGGCCACAGACGCCGCACAGGACAACCTGGCGGCGCTGGAATCCGAGGCCATCCACATCTTCCGCGAGGTGGCGGGTGAGTTCGACCGGCCGGTGATCCTCTTCTCCGGCGGCAAGGACTCGACGCTCCTGCTGCACCTGGCGATCAAGGCCTTCTGGCCTGCCCCGGTGCCGTTCCCGTTGCTGCACGTGGACACCGGGCACAACTTCGACGAGGTCATCGACTTCCGCGACCGCGTGGTCGAGCAGCACGGGCTCCGGCTGGTGGTGGCGAAGGTCCAGGACTGGATCGACGACGGCAGGCTCGAAGAGCGCGCCGACGGGATGCGCAACCCGCTGCAGACCACGCCGCTGCTCGACACGATCGCCGAGAACAAGTTCGACGCGGTCTTCGGCGGCGGGCGCCGCGACGAGGAACGCGCCCGCGCCAAGGAGCGGATCTTCAGCCTGCGCAACGCTTTCGGCCAGTGGGAGCCGCGACGGCAGCGCCCGGAACTGTGGAACCTCTACAACGGCCGGCACCGTCCTGGCGAGCAGGTCCGCGTCTTCCCGCTGTCCAACTGGACCGAGGCGGACGTCTGGAACTACATCGCGCGGGAGAAGGTCGAGCTGCCGTCGATCTACTACGCGCACCGGCGCGAGGTCTACCAGCGCGACGGCATGTGGCTG from Amycolatopsis sp. EV170708-02-1 includes:
- a CDS encoding phosphoadenylyl-sulfate reductase, with the protein product MTATADYKTLAERASKELAEATATEALRWTAETFGDDFIVASNMQDAVLIDLATQVKPDVDVLFLQTGYHFPETIGTRDAVQAVYPGVRIVNAEAEQSVAEQDAEYGPKLHERDPNQCCHLRKVVPLRNTLAKYSAWVTGVRRVDAPTRANTPIVTWDDRNGLVKINPIAPWSDDEFRDYIDEHGILENPLVSIGYLSIGCAPCTAKVAPGQDPRSGRWAGQGKTECGLHG
- the cysD gene encoding sulfate adenylyltransferase subunit CysD; protein product: MTTLEPATDAAQDNLAALESEAIHIFREVAGEFDRPVILFSGGKDSTLLLHLAIKAFWPAPVPFPLLHVDTGHNFDEVIDFRDRVVEQHGLRLVVAKVQDWIDDGRLEERADGMRNPLQTTPLLDTIAENKFDAVFGGGRRDEERARAKERIFSLRNAFGQWEPRRQRPELWNLYNGRHRPGEQVRVFPLSNWTEADVWNYIAREKVELPSIYYAHRREVYQRDGMWLAEGPWGGPRPDEVVRELTVRYRTVGDGSCTGAIESTAATVDEVIAEVSASRLTERGATRADDRMSEAAMEDRKREGYF